The region ACGTAAAATTTCTTGATGTATCTATAAGATGTACCAACAAATACTCTTAACAAGAATCTGATGATCTGCTTTCCAAGGAGTTGTTAATTGAAAAAAAGATGTATGGTTGACATTTTATAATATGATAGTCTAAGACTCGAATGTTCGATCTAAATTCTAATTGACGCACAGGAATGAAAATATCCATGATTAGATAGTGTAACAGAGATAGAGAAGGGCTGACTAGTACCATAAGCTATTTTGGCAAAGGAATGTTAATCTACCCATGTATACATGTAATAGACTTACGTGATGTCTCCTGCGGTTGAAGGAAATCCATATTCATCAAATAGTCGCATCAAATCACCAAACTGACCATGAAGATCACCAAATACTTTGACAGGAGCTTTCAGCTGAAGAACAGTTGGTTCGTGCATAAATATTTGCTCAGCAGCATAACAAAGCTCACCCACTTCATAAGAATCCAAGAAGAACCGCCTATTTGCAGGCGCTTTCCAGTTGCGAGGCCTGAGCAAATTTGAAATTATCTGGCAAGAAGAGAATGACAAAAGTGATTATCTAGTATACTATATGATAATTAAATGGGTAGCCGTGTTAGGTTCAAACAATATAAAGGAAGAAGAATGTGCATCAGATAATGCTTGCCTTTTTATGTAAACCCTGAGGGGATTTCTGCCTGGTGAACTTTTTTGTAGGATATGGTGAATCACTGTTTATGGGAAGCATGCGTCTGCTTTCATTTTCAAATTGATCGAGTGACAATTGTCTCACCATTCCACCTAGGTTACCTATAGCCTCTTTAGCAACTACAACCTGcaataaaattatattaatttgcATCCTTGAGAGATATTCCATCAGTTATAAGCAAGGATTCCAAGCACATACAGCTCTAGGATGAAGGTGAACATCTCCCTTTGTGTCACTTCCATCTGCAACTGTGTCTGCAGCATGTGAGTTGTCATCTGACACAGATGTTTCATCAACGGGACCAGTTGATATAGCTTGCACAGATTGCCAAACAGCACtagctgcctcagcttcagcagcTGATGCCTCCCTCAGTTTCTCCAGAGAATATTTGTCAAAGCTGGTAAAATCAACACATATCAAATTGTCATAAAATTTAAATAGTCCGTGCACAAGAATGATAAGCTAGAAGTGTTTAGCTtctaaaaaagaaaaacaaataacATACCCT is a window of Lathyrus oleraceus cultivar Zhongwan6 chromosome 6, CAAS_Psat_ZW6_1.0, whole genome shotgun sequence DNA encoding:
- the LOC127095729 gene encoding serine/threonine-protein phosphatase BSL1-like; protein product: MEWSEDGKTLKPICLLQLCRIGVILYDWLDIAWLKNYYNFGFDHFNMSWRKIGVWGLVDCLLGECRLIILVHGLFKFYDNLICVDFTSFDKYSLEKLREASAAEAEAASAVWQSVQAISTGPVDETSVSDDNSHAADTVADGSDTKGDVHLHPRAVVVAKEAIGNLGGMVRQLSLDQFENESRRMLPINSDSPYPTKKFTRQKSPQGLHKKIISNLLRPRNWKAPANRRFFLDSYEVGELCYAAEQIFMHEPTVLQLKAPVKVFGDLHGQFGDLMRLFDEYGFPSTAGDITLNILTMFT